Part of the Cottoperca gobio chromosome 1, fCotGob3.1, whole genome shotgun sequence genome, TGCTTTGAATCCCAGTTCTGCGCTCACaaggtgatttatttattatagtttttcACTGAGCCCACACCAGGAGATGCTGCTATCTACTTAGAAACGTTGATGTTAAGTGCactaaaactatatttattcttcattcataagttgttgtttgttttttttacaaagtttagttttgtgattacctgtggacatttatttagttgacacatttctttatttaaaataagtgcaatAACAGTGTTAAAAAAAATTTCATTTAAATTCGGCAATTATGTGTCTCatttgttattatcattgaaTTGTTGTATATATCAGatgcaaaaacattcaaacaaaaaaacaatatatcagTCTTATACATAAGCCATCGGACGCCCTGCTCTCTAAATACCGGCATCGCCCATTGAAAAGTCCATGTCGGTCGACCACTAATTATGAACGCTTGTTGCAGTCATGCAGCAAACACCAATACACAAGCATTTTGTACAGTTGTAAACATATTTTACGTTGAGGCTACACAAACTGAAACAGTCCAATTGGCACTGGAGAAGCAAACTACAGAGCTGCAGTATGAAATGTTCAAAGATAAACATCAAAACTAATTCATGACAAACACAACAAGCTACTATTCACCAAGCAGCCAAATCCCTATCATTAAGAGCTGCGGCGCAGTGCTCAGGTATAATCTCCTTCAAACGCCCACCGGCCAGTCCATCAGCACACACTAGACAGTCATTACAGACACTACAGCAGCCCACTTCCACTGCCCTCTCTgcctcacactctctctgttgCTCCTGTGTCACCGAACAGATATTCTTCTCTGCTGTCCGTCACTTGTGGAGAGACAAGAGAGTTCCAGCACAAAGAGCCTGAATAATATAGAGCTCAACTCTTTGTGGCTTTTATCTGCGATAATTACAGCACTGCACAGTGTGCCGGGAGatggaaatgttgtttatttaatctttcACCTCTGTTAAACACTCTCTTGTAATAATCTTTTAACCATAGTTGTGCCAAAACACCACTCGGACGTATCAGCAGGTTGACTCGTGATTGACGTTTGACAGCCTTGTGCGTTGTGTGTCCATCATGGTGATTGGCTTTTTAACAGGAAGTTCTCCTGGGACACACATTGAGATAGTGCTGAGTAATAATAAGTCAATAGACAGAGAGTGACTGTTTTGACAATGTAGCTGTTTATTCTGTTGATTGGCTGTTAAGATATGTATAAGATAGAAGTTAGATatgttgtactgtgtgtgtgtgtgtgtgtgtgtgtgtgtgtgtgtgtgtgtgtgtgtgtgtgtgtgtgtgtgcgtgtgtgtgtgtgtgtgtgtgtatatgcagaGCGTATATGCATAACtatatttaaatgcattgtCTAGCCTACACCTCTACATTTATACATAATTTATTGCGATAACTTGATAAATTCAATAACTCAATAATCGTTTATCGAGCATAAATGCTAGACTGTTATTATGTGACTGAAATTTCTCACTTCTCTGACTTAATTCAGGTATTGAGCTACTGCTGCttcatgcatgtttttatttgtttatgtaacGTCAACGTCTCCTCTCTTCAGCCACAGCAAATTACCTCGCAGGTCTGATAATCATGTCGCAGAATGCTGTGCGGTCTCTGGGAACGATGGGAGCTGATTGCTCTCGGTCATTATGAGCTCATGGAAAACAGATTTCTCTCGACAAATTATTTCCCAGGGAAATATCCACTGCCCAgcgttgttttgtgtctccaaTCAGACCCAGAGGCCTGACAGCTAATCAGCCCGACTTTAATGAGACTGAGTTACTTTTAAGAATAAGGAGCTGACAGCCAACTATGAGCCGATTGTTAGAAAATATGATCCCACTTGAATAATATGTTCTTGAATGGTGTAAAGTGTCATTTAGATGACAAATACAGACGTCCTGTGGAATTGCCGCATTGAAGACAAGCAAATAAAAGTAGGGGAAAACAACAGTGAGTCATCAGTAACACTGTGAATAATCATGTACGCTGCAGCCACCTCGAATAGGCGAATGtcacggtaaaaaaaaaagaaatatgtacaGGTGGGAGCATGTGGGTGCCTCGGTCAACACTCGTCGTCATCATGAGCTCTTCAACCCGGACACCTACAGTACACGTGCACAAGGCAGGCtatcctcccacacacacacacacacacacacacacacacacatacacacacacacacacacacacacacacacacacacacacacacacacagaaacacacagaaacaaacgcAGACTGTCATCCCTACACAACACCCACATCCTCCAACTGGAAATAATTGTTTGTCATGTATGATTTTTGCACGACTGCtgacattttgtctctttggAGCACTTACCTCATGATATGTGCCCCAATTCCCAGAGGctaagagagtgtgtgtgatgacagtCTGCGTTTGTTTCtgcgtttgtttgtgtgtgtgtgtgtgtgtgtgtgtgtgtgtgtgtgtgtgtgtgtgtgtgtgtgtgtgtgtgtgtgtgtgtgtgtgtgtatgtatgtgtgtgtgtgtgtgtgtgtgtgtgtgtgtgtgtgtggagaggggTCTGCTGACTTGAACAGTTGGCTACTTCCAATAAGCTGTCAGCAAGCACATCTGCCTAATGGTATCACTGTTGCTTGTTGACGTGGGTTGTACTGAGAGGCAAatagagaggaaaaggagggcaagacaagacaaacacacatatttatcaCTACAAATCTACTGACAAACCCCCTGTGTTGCAAACCTATCTTAAATCAATACTCAAGTACCCAAATGTACATGGAAAGAGTTGTTAGTCGGTGTAAATGCTGCTCCTACAAAATCCACAGTCCTTGTTCTGTGCAAAGACTGCATTTATAAGTCATTCAAAATGAGGCTTTAACAGTCTGAGTCAGTCAAATTGGGTGACAAGCTTCCAAAGATAGTCGTTAAATTCAACAAGTAAACATTGTCTGTGGAATATAGATAACCATATAATCTGAATAACTCACACAGCAAGAAGCCTGAAATGAGCATTATCTATTAAAGCACGCCTATTGTGAGTTTGATGGACAAGGGTCACTGTGGCCACAAGTGTTCATGACTTTATCTTGGTAAATGCAAAGTAACCAGTAGCACAAGTATTCATAAGTCATAAAATCAGCCAACTGAACCACAGTATtcagtttgctaacattagctacaaTGTTACCAAGTCAGGCTGTATTAAATTGAGTAAGGGTGCATTTTATTTCTTATgtataaacattttgttttgtaagagGAAGAATGTGGTTTTTTCAAAAGTTATATAGTCTTACTTCTCTTACGTTGGCGTTGCACTCAGAAGAGATTTGTACAAAGGAAACATGATTATACAATAACTCTGCAAATGCACTGTTAATAAGGGCATGTGAGTCTTGTATTATGACATAGTACAACAAATGTTAACCTATCCTTAAATGTCAGCTTTGTCTGTGAATGAATTTGCTTTTTATTGAACAATCTTTCTCTCATTTCCAGCTTGTTCCTTATGTTTGGAATAAGTAATCTAGGACTTTCTTTTGCCAACATCCCACAAAAGCTGAACATGGAACATGTCTGTCCAGTGGGAGCTCACCCCGTGTGTTTATAtgctctgcagacacacacgcacattctCACACAGGCTCCGTCTTTCTCACAGACTCAAACACTTTTGTAATCGTGCTGGGAAACACTCCACCAGCTGAATGCGAGCACACTCCAGGCTCTGTTGGACGAGGTGCTGGATATACTGTCAGAGAAACTCTCAGGAGGACTATTTAGCTTTCTGAGGATGGCGCTGTTCACCTGCCTTCATGACGCATTTACTCAAACGATGTGAGAGAAGTTCTTCTAAAATATTGAGAGTTTGCTAGCTCTCTTAAGAATTACAGACTCGTGTGATGAATCAAATCTCTTTACTTCATGCAGCATGGAGAGAAGACCCAAATGGTTGTTCTCTGAAGGACTTTCAGAGTGTCTTGCCTTATATGCCATCAGTTAAACAATGCTGACCTCATGACAAGGGTGGGCATTTACCTTAGCCCTTCCTCAGAACAATGGCTttttaatgtttcctctcagttGACTCTCATCTGACCTCTTTACAATTTAAACACAGTGATACACATAAGCATCAACAACATTAATACATTGATTATTACATCTAAAATGTTCATTTCCCACAACACCCTCCACTTCTCTGTATTCACTGCATGGATGATAGTCACACTGTTTATTACACACATtctcccagagagagagagagagagagagagagagagagagagagagagagagagagagagagagagagagagaagagagagagagagagagagaagcagtcAATCAGGTTGTGGTTTAACAGGCTCCATGTCTTCACTTAATGACGCATACCGTGGTAACACAAAGCAGCAAACAAACCATTATTTCTCCACTTTCCCTGTCTCGCATTGCAACTGTATTCACCAATCATCCACAATAGATTCATAAACTACCTCTGAACGCCTGAGCAAATACACACTGGGAaggtaaaaaatatattttttagaagattatttatttttgggaaTCTGACATAAAGAGCTACACGATAAATCTGAGGACCAGAGAACATTTGGACATTGAGCTCCTTGTTAATCTCTTGCAAAGGTCAGACTCAACAGACTGCATTTGCACTTTTCTGTCAGAGAGGAACTGGAGGTCCTGCAATCCTACAATTTACTGAACAAGAAGACGTGTGGGTTTGCCCTCCTGGTATCAAGGCTTTCACACCTtcacatgtgtgcgtgtgtgtgtgtgtgtgtgtgtgcgtgtgtgtgtgtgtgtgtgtgtgtgtgtgtgtgtgtgtgtgtgtgtgtgtgtgtgtgtgtgtgcgcgtgcgtgtgtgtgtgtgtgtgtgtgtgtgtgtgtgtgcgtgtgtgtgcgtgtgtaagtgtgtgtcaaCACAGTGTAACAGACTGGGATAACGTCACCAAGCTGATGCTTTAATTGGCTGTGGAGCCTTGAGACCAGTTCAGGAAATGGGTTTTATTCTTTAAAGAGCCCGCATTTATCCTACCctttgtcatcatcatcatcatcatcatcatcatcatcatcatcatcatctgaaCCATTGTCGCTGTCGTTATCATCATATCATACAAAATGGCACAATACTGTATCCATAACaaggaaaataaagacaaatatccAGACAGGTCGTAAAGTACAACACATATCATGACTTCACTATGTTggtttcatttataaaaataaaaataacatttacgATAAAAACATGGTTTCACTGTAGTGATCTGTTCTGTCTTGACCTCTCTGTGTGATCAGTGTTGAAGCTGTGGGCGGTGGATGTTTTGAAAAGATGCTGGAAAGACTTTCCAAGCAGTTACACCTAGAGCGTACAAGCCTGTGACCCATGCACAATGGTCTATGCATTTTATGAGTTATGTACAAtatagtaatacaaaaaaaagtatgtaCATAAAGATGGAGTCCATCATACATATCTTCTAGTGTCCCTTCTGCACAGTATCTTTTTGAACGACCTCCTAAAGTCGTTGTTGAAGATCGTATAAATGATGGGGTTCAGCGCACTGTTGCAATAGCCAAACCAGAAGAAGAACTTGAACAGCGTGTGGGGCACCGTGCAGGAGTCGCACAGCGTCTTCAGCATGTatgtaaagaaaaagggaaaccaGCAGATGACAAACCCTCCGATGACCACGGCCAGGACGAAGGTGAAGCGTTTCTCCCGGTTCTGTCGGCCCTTCCAGCGGCTGCCCTTGGTGCTCGCCGCCCGCTTTTGGACGCCATCGTCCCCCGGTTTGATTTGGCTCAGTTTGGTTTTCCCCTTGGATGCTTTCTTCTTGATCGAGCAGGGATTTTTCATTTTGTGGTCAGACGAGGACGACTCCTCAAGGTCCACCCCGTTGACCTCGCCCTTCTCCTCatctgctcctccttctcctccttctcctccttctcctccttctcctcccacTCCCTCCTTCAGCTCGATTTCCCGCTCGCCGTTCAGCTTCTCGTGGCAGAGGCGCTCCTCGGTGTCACCTGCCCCAACACCGTTCGCCTTCTGGTTGGCGGCAGCGACGGTGGCCGTCTTTGAGATCTCCTTCATTTTCCGGTCTCCTGGTGGCGCCCGCGTCCTCTTTTTGGCGATCTGGTAGATCCGCACGTAGACCAGGACCATGATGACGcaggggaggaagaaggagcCGATGCAGGAGGAGATGACGTACCACTTATCGTCATTGATCTTACACACAGGGTACTCctcactgttttctttctccatggtgatgagaggagggaaggagataACCGCCGCGATGACCCACACGATGAAGATGATGCACTTGATGCGTCGCGGCGTCCTCTTCAAGTTATACTCGATGGCCTGTGTGATGGACCAGTAGCGGTCTAAGCTGATGGCACAGAGGTGGGCGATGGAGGCGGTGCAGAAAAGCACATCAAGCGCCAGATATATCTCACACCACACCTCGCCAAAGTACCAGTATCCCATGAGCTCATTGGCCAAGGAGAAAGGCATCACGAGGGTAGCCACCAAAATGTCCGCCGacgccagagacaccaagaatAAGTTCTGTGGCGCCCTCAGGGCCCGGCTTGTAAACACAGCTATGACCACCAGCACGTTGCCAAACACTGTAAGCAGGATCATGATCCCCACCAACACCGTGAGTGGCAGCGAGATCCGCAGGCTGTACGGGGCGACGGCTGGGAGAGTCTGGTTGGTGTCGTTGTCAAACCCCATCGGAGCAGATTGGCCCACTTCCTGTGTGAGTTCACCTGAGGTTAGCAAATATCATCACCAGGAAGGACGGAGCTAGTAGCTCGCAGCAGGGCTGAGAAAGGAAGGAACTGAATCACTCCTCTGAGGCTTTCCTGGATGTGTCTCTTTCATCATGTACACGCTCCTCAAGGAGAAGCGCTTAGTATTCATGAGGCTGTCAGTTCATCTGAAGATATGAGGCAACAAGAGGGAAAATCAGACACACTTTTCAATCAATTATGACATGTCTTTTACATTATTACTATAATAATTAGCTCAAGCATTATGTCAGATCCTTCCGTGAATAACATAGAGGGGGAAAAGCCATATAAAGCGTTAATAATCTTACCTGAGGCAGAAAGCAGTGACACAAGCTCTCCAGTGCCAGAGACGCACGGGCATTAAAAAAGCTGACAGCGGGTAACTTCTTTAAGCAGATCAATAGTAAGCAAAGGAGATCCATGAGTGTTGGTGAAGTCTTCTTCCCTccgtgtctcctctctctctccccacacaATGATCCCTGTGCTGCATCTAGTGGTGCTCAGCGGCGGACCTAATAGAGAGCTAATCATGTTATCCCGGCCGGGCGCTGCCgtgctgctgtctgtgtgtggagtCTCTCTCCTCAGTGTTACCAGAGCGCCACTCCCTCTCTTTATAGCCCGCACGCTGCAAAAAGTGTCCCGCGCTCACTGTGGGGGTCACCGTGCGTTACAGAGTGACAACAGACATGTGGGTCTGACAACTCAAATGATAACACCAGGAACCTTATAGTGGTGAAGGATTTACAGGAGGAAGATGCCATAAGAAAAGGAATTATCGCAAgcaagaaaaaaatacatttattatttgcttACATGTAGACATACATACTatgtacataaaataaatgtatcttaaTTAGTTTTTAACTATACttaacatatacacatattacattaacacGTATAACACTGACATGCCACATAATCATGACTATAAAAACAGTTTGTTGAATAAAttcttcataataataataatgatttatacCTCTGTTGACTCCGCCAGTGTTCAGGAAAGTGCACATTTATGAGGTAATGTTTGTTATAATGGTTTGCAttacagtgtttctgtttttgtcgcTGTTCTTCTGCCATTATGGCTATAGACtaagtgaataaataataaaaggagAGCTATAGAGATATCAAGGAACATTTCCAAAAAGAACAGGCGCAAATCAAAGTGATTTGTCTACTTAATTGGTTTTGTAAGACTAGTTCTGAAACTGAACTGTAAGCCATAAACACACATCCACAGACATATAAAATAGAGAGGATTTAAAGCACCTGTAGGGACATTTTTTGCAGTGCAGCTGCTAGACTCGTTGCTAAGCAGCAGCCAGAGCCACACCACGTGGATGTCCACAGCGTTTTATTACTTTGTCCAAACTTAATTTATTTAGCCACCTTATACACTTCCTGTACAACAGAGGGAGTCCCCAAACGGTGTCAGGAGCAGACCTATATTTAATGAGGGATTTGCCCAAAGGAAACATCTGACCAGGTGTTTACAGATGTGACTTAAGATTACTTTTTACCTTTATTTGACGAAGATAGACAGgtaagggggagagagaggggtccGCGGGTCGGACTCGAAACCCGGGCCGCTGCGGGTAGGACTCAGACTGAGTTCATCTTGTGTTCATTTAGCTTTTAAACCACATGATATTTGGCTGTCCATGAAAAACAAACTCCATGTTATTTACTTTCCACACATGCATAAGGTCTGGTGGGTGTTGGCAGACATGCACCAGttcaaactaaaacaagttTGTACAGTAACAGTCTTTTTCAATGGTTGGTTTCATTGGATCACAcctatattaaataaatatgaaatagacCAGCAGCACGTGagacattgtgtttttattaaacagaGAACGTAAAACGTACACTAATTGTGTAACTCTTTTGTGGATGGAGTACATTAACGGTTATTGCTGCGTCATTtcaacaaatcaacaaaaagGAAACCACATGGCTTCAGATTTCATCCATCAGAGGattcattattttctaaattccCAGAGTCTTTCTGGAACTGGAGACCTTTCTTACCACAAAAGCTCATGTTCCACTTTTCTGGTACATTTAGAATCACTCTGGGAGGACAACTTGGACGTGGACACCGCTCGTCATCAGAATGTGCTGGACGTGGTGTCCACGACTCAGTGTTGT contains:
- the adra2a gene encoding alpha-2A adrenergic receptor, translated to MGFDNDTNQTLPAVAPYSLRISLPLTVLVGIMILLTVFGNVLVVIAVFTSRALRAPQNLFLVSLASADILVATLVMPFSLANELMGYWYFGEVWCEIYLALDVLFCTASIAHLCAISLDRYWSITQAIEYNLKRTPRRIKCIIFIVWVIAAVISFPPLITMEKENSEEYPVCKINDDKWYVISSCIGSFFLPCVIMVLVYVRIYQIAKKRTRAPPGDRKMKEISKTATVAAANQKANGVGAGDTEERLCHEKLNGEREIELKEGVGGEGGEGGEGGEGGADEEKGEVNGVDLEESSSSDHKMKNPCSIKKKASKGKTKLSQIKPGDDGVQKRAASTKGSRWKGRQNREKRFTFVLAVVIGGFVICWFPFFFTYMLKTLCDSCTVPHTLFKFFFWFGYCNSALNPIIYTIFNNDFRRSFKKILCRRDTRRYV